Proteins encoded together in one Staphylococcus aureus window:
- the dnaI gene encoding primosomal protein DnaI — MKQFKSIINTSQDFEKRIEKIKKEVINDPDVKQFLEAHRAELTNAMIDEDLNVLQEYKDQQKHYDGHKFADCPNFVKGHVPELYVDNNRIKIRYLQCPCKIKYDEERFEAELITSHHMQRDTLNAKLKDIYMNHRDRLDVAMAADDICTAITNGEQVKGLYLYGPFGTGKSFILGAIANQLKSKKVRSTIIYLPEFIRTLKGGFKDGSFEKKLHRVREANILMLDDIGAEEVTPWVRDEVIGPLLHYRMVHELPTFFSSNFDYSELEHHLAMTRDGEEKTKAARIIERVKSLSTPYFLSGENFRNN; from the coding sequence ATGAAGCAATTTAAAAGTATAATTAACACGTCGCAGGACTTTGAAAAAAGAATAGAAAAGATAAAAAAAGAAGTAATCAATGACCCAGATGTTAAGCAATTTTTGGAAGCGCATCGAGCTGAATTAACGAATGCTATGATTGATGAAGACTTAAATGTGTTACAAGAGTATAAAGATCAACAAAAACATTATGACGGTCATAAATTTGCTGATTGTCCAAATTTCGTAAAGGGGCATGTGCCTGAGTTATATGTTGATAATAACCGAATTAAAATACGCTATTTACAATGCCCATGTAAAATCAAGTACGACGAAGAACGCTTTGAAGCTGAGCTAATTACATCTCATCATATGCAACGAGATACTTTAAATGCCAAATTGAAAGATATTTATATGAATCATCGAGACCGTCTTGATGTAGCTATGGCAGCAGATGATATTTGTACAGCAATAACTAATGGGGAACAAGTGAAAGGCCTTTACCTTTATGGTCCATTTGGGACAGGTAAATCTTTTATTCTAGGTGCAATTGCGAATCAGCTCAAATCTAAGAAGGTACGTTCGACAATTATTTATTTACCGGAATTTATTAGAACATTAAAAGGTGGCTTTAAAGATGGTTCTTTTGAAAAGAAATTACATCGCGTAAGAGAAGCAAACATTTTAATGCTTGATGATATTGGGGCTGAAGAAGTGACTCCATGGGTGAGAGATGAGGTAATTGGACCTTTGCTACATTATCGAATGGTTCATGAATTACCAACATTCTTTAGTTCTAATTTTGACTATAGTGAATTGGAACATCATTTAGCGATGACTCGTGATGGTGAAGAGAAGACTAAAGCAGCACGTATTATTGAACGTGTCAAATCTTTGTCAACACCATACTTTTTATCAGGAGAAAATTTCAGAAACAATTGA